The genomic region CGCGCCCTGCGCGTCGCCGAAGGCACCACCGTTGCCGCCGCCCTGGCCCTGGGCGGGGACGGCTGCAGCCGCACGTCGGTCAGTGACCAACGCCGGGCGCCGTTGTGCGGCATGGGCATCTGCCAGGAGTGCCGGGTCAGTATCGACGGCTATCGCCGCCTGGCCTGCCAGACCCTGTGCCAGGACGGCATGCGCGTGGAGACCCGGCCATGATCGAAACCACCGACCTGCTGATCATCGGTGCTGGCCCCGCCGGCATTGCCGCCGCCCTCGCGGCTGCACCCAGCGGTGCACGCATCAGCCTGATCGACGACAACCCGCTGGCCGGCGGGCAGATCTGGCGTGACGGGCCGCAGGCCAAACTGCCGCCCCTGGCCCGGCAATTGCGCCAACGCCTGCACGCCTGCGCCAACGTGCGCTATTACCCTGCCACCCGAGTGATCGCCCAAAGTGCGCCGAAACAACTGTTGCTCGAAGATCCGCAACGGGGCTGGCAGATCCGCTACGACAAACTGCTTCTGTGCACCGGCGCCCGTGAGCTGCTGCTGCCCTTCCCCGGCTGGACCCTGCCCGGCGTCACCGGCGCCGGCGGCCTGCAGGCGCTGATCAAGGGCGGTCTGCCGATGAGTGGCGAACGCCTGGTCATCGCTGGCAGCGGCCCGTTGCTGCTGGCCAGCGCGGCCACTGCCCGGCAGGCTGGCGCGCAGATCCTGCGGGTCGCCGAACAGGCATCGCGTGCCGCCGTCGCCGGCTTTGCCGCGCAACTGCCACGCTGGCCGCATAAATGGCTGCAAGCCTTCGGTCTGTTCGACCGCCACTATCGCACCGATACCCACGTGCTCGCCGCCCTTGGCAGTGACCGCCTGGAAGGCGTGCGTCTGCGGCAGCGCGGCAAGATCGTCGAACTGGCTTGCGACCGATTGGCCTGCGGTTTCGGCCTGATCCCCAACACCCAGCTCGGCCAGGCCCTGGGTTGCGCGCTCGAGGGCCAGGCCATCGCCGTCGACGACTGGCAGGCCAGCAGCCTGGCCGACCATTACGCAGCCGGTGAATGCACCGGTTTCGGCAGCAGCGAGTTGGCCCTGGTCGAAGGTGCGATTGCCGGCCACGCGGCGGTGGGCGAGCAGGACGCCGCGCGCGCGCTGTGGCCACGCCGGGCGCGCTGGCAGGGTTTCGCCGACACCTTGAACAAGGCTTTCGTCCTCGACCCACGGCTCAAGTCCCTGGCCGAACCGGAGACCCTGGTCTGCCGTTGCGAAGACGTCACCTACGCCGCCCTGCTCGGCCACCGCGACTGGCGCGAGGCCAAGCTGGCCAGCCGTTGCGGCATGGGCGCCTGTCAGGGACGGGTGTGCGGCGGCGCCACCTCGCACCTGTTCGGCTGGCAGCCCGCAGCAGCACGGCCACCGTTCAGTCCGGCACGGATCGACACCCTGTTGTGCCTCGACGACACGCCTCAGGCATGAACCGCAGTGCAGGGCTTTCGGCAACCCCGGCGGATCTCTATGATCCCCAGGGTTGCCACCAGACGCCTGCCGCCATGTATGCCCCGCCCTACAGCTTCAAGCCCTGCGACCTGCCGACGCTGCTGAGCAGCCTGCACGCCATCGCGCCGTTGCTCGATACCCTGGCGGACGTGGTGTTCTTCATCAAGGATGCCGAGGCCCGCTACGCCTTCGCCAACCAGACCCTGGCCCGGCGCTGCGGCTTCAAGCACACCGGACAATTGCTCGGGCTGACCGCCGACCGGGTGTTCCCCGAACGCTTCGGCGCGTCCTATACCGAACAGGATCGTCGGGTGCTCGGCAGTGGTCGCGAACTGGCCGATCAACTGGAGCTGCACCTGTATTACGGCAACCAGCCGATCTGGTGCCTGACCCACAAGGTGCCGCTGCGCGATCCGCAAGGACAGATCGTCGGCCTGGCGGGCATTTCCCGTGACCTGCAATTGCCACAGTCGAACCATCCGTCCTTTCAGAAAGTCGCAGCGGTGGACGCGCATATCCGCGAGCATTTTGCCCAGCCCATCAGCCTCGCCGAACTGACCCGGATCGCCGGCCTGTCGGTGGCCCAGCTGGAGCGTCAGTGCAAGCGGATCTTCCAGCTCACGCCACGACAGATGATTCACAAGGCAAGGCTGGAAGAAGCCTCGCAACTGCTGGTGCAGGCAGACTTGCCGATCACCGAGATTGCCTTGCGTTGTGGCTATACCGACCACAGCGCGTTCAGCCGCCAGTTCCGGGCGCTGACGGGATTGTCGCCGAGCCATTATCGCGAGACCCATCGCCAGCGGTGATACCAGGACCGAGTCGGGGCCTGGAGCAGGTGCTGATCTTGAGGGCCCATTCGCGGGCAAGCCACGCTCAGTGACGCGGCGTTCACGCATCTTGTGGTCGACACAGCCCTGTAGGAGCGTGTGGGCGGCGATCCGACTTGCCCGCGAATAGGCCCTCCCTGCTGCCACTGTGTTCCTTTACGGCGCGCTTTCTCCCTCACCTGCTCCCTTCTGTAACACCACCCTAGGCCCTCGCTTTTACCCCCCTGTTTTCAACAAGCCCTCTAATTCAAGGCTCTGTAACGAATTCCATTCATTCGCCCGGAATCAGGCACAGTCATTGCTAATCTAATATCGTATACGAAATTCATAATACGATAGCCAACACCACTCACCGACAAACGAGGCTTCCATGAAAAATCCCGTTTTTGCCGCAGCGCTCAGTGTGGTTCTCAGCTCTTCCTTCGTCGCCACGGCCCAGGCCGACAAGCTCGACGACATCATCAGCTCGGGCAAGCTGCGTTGCGCCGTAACCCTCGACTTCCCACCGATGGGCTCGCGCGATGCCAGCAACAAGCCGGTGGGCTTTGACGTCGACTATTGCAACGACCTGGCGAAAGTCCTCGGGGTCAGCGCCGAGGTCGTCGAAACGCCGTTTGCCGATCGCATCCCGGCCCTGATGTCGGACCGCGTCGACGTCATCACCGCGTCCACCTCCGACACCCTCGAACGTGCCAAGACCATCGGCATGAGCATTCCCTACTTCGCCTTCCAGATGGTCGTCCTGACCCGCGAGGACACCGGTATTACCAAATACGAGGATCTCAAGGGCAAAAATGTCGGCAACACCAGCAGCACCTACGAAGCCATCGCCCTGGAGAAGGACCAGAAGAGCTGGGGCAGCGGCAGCTTCCGTGCCTACCAGTCGCAGAACGACACCATCCTGGCCGTGGCCCAGGGGCATATCGACGCCACCGTCGTCACCAACACCGTGGCCGCCGCCACGCTCAAGTCCGGCAAATACAAGGGGCTGAAGGTCGTCGGCAATGCCCCGTACGTGATCGACTATGTGTCGTTGGGTGCCGCACGCAACGAGTACGGCCTGATCAACTACCTCAATCTGTTCGTCAACCAGCAGGTGCGTACCGGACGCTACAAGGAACTGTTCACTAAATGGGTCGGCACCGAGATTCCACCGACCGAGCTGACCATTCCCCACGTCTATTACTGAGGACAGCTGAATGTCCAGCACGCCCACTGTCCTGACCGGACGCAGCCTGGTCGAGGGGTCTGCCCAAGGTCCCCTGCTGTTTGCCGATGTCGGCCTCAGTTTCTGGGGTGGCGTCGATCCGTTCAGCGGCGAGGTGATCGACCGCCATCATCCCCTGAGCGGCGAACACCTGGCCGGTCGCGTGCTGGCGCTACCCAGCGGGCGCGGCTCATGCACCGGCAGCAGTGTGATGATGGAAGCGATCAGCAACGGCCATGCACCGGCCGCGTTGGTGCTGGCCGAGGCCGATGAGATCCTGACGTTGGGTGTGCTGGTGGCACGGGTGATTTTCGAACGTTCCCTGCCGGTGCTGTGCATCGGCACGCAGGCATTCGCCGCCCTGCGCGACCGTGCCTTCGCCCGGGTCGAGGGCACACACCTGAGCCTGTTCGACGACTGCCCCGAGGACCGTTGGCAGGCCCTGCAAGCGCCGCTGTCGAACGACCGCACGCAGGTTGAGATCGAACTGACCGAACACGACCGGGCCCTGCTCGCGGGCCATTACGGCAAGGCCGCCCAGGTCGCCATGCGCATCGTTCTGCAAATGGCTGAACTGCAAGGGGCGAAGGCCCTGCTGGACGTGACACAGGCCCATATCGACGGCTGCATCTATACCGGGCCGGCGAGCCTGCGCTTTGCCGAACAACTGGTGCAATGGGGCGCGCAGGTGCGCGTCCCGACCACCCTCAATTCCATTTCCGTGGACCAGCGACGCTGGCGCGAGCTGGGGGTCGACGCCGCCCTTGGCGAACCGGCCAGCGCCCTGGGCACGGCCTACATGGCCATGGGGGCGCAACTGAGCTACACCTGCGCGCCCTACCTGCTCGACAGCGCGCCCAAGGCTGGCGAACAGATCGTCTGGGCCGAATCCAACGCCGTGGTCTACGCCAACAGCGTGCTCGGCGCCCGCACCCAGAAATACCCCGACTACCTGGATATCTGCATTGCCCTGACTGGCCGCGCGCCGCTGACCGGCTGCCACCTGACCGAACGGCGCAAGGCGCAGTTGCAGATCGAAGTGCCTGCGGTGGAGCCACTCGACGACGCCTTCTATCCGCTGCTTGGCTACCACATCGGCCTGCTCTGCGGCAGCCGCATCCCGCTGATTCACGGACTGGAGCGCAACCAGCCCAGTCTCGACGACCTCAAGGCGTTTGGCGCGGCGTTCGCTACCACGTCGGCGGCACCGCTGTTTCATATCGCCGGGGTCACGCCCGAAGCCCTCGACCCGACGCAAGTGGCGGACGCATCCCTGCCCGTAAAACACATCAACCTGAGCGACCTGCTGGAAAGCTGGCACGCGCTGAACTGCGCCCGTACTCCATCGGTAGACGTCGTCTCGCTGGGCAACCCGCACTTCTCCCTCGGCGAATTCGCTCACCTGGCGCGGCTGTGCGAAGGCCGCCACAAGCACCCGGCGGTGGTCGTCGCGATCACCTGCGGCCGGGCCGTGCTGGAACAGGCTCGGGCAGCAGGCCACTTGGAGGCGATCGAAGGCTTCGGCGCCACGCTGATCACCGACACTTGCTGGTGCATGGTCGGCGAACCGGTGATCCCGCCGAACGCCCGCACCCTGATG from Pseudomonas asplenii harbors:
- a CDS encoding (2Fe-2S)-binding protein — encoded protein: MPELTLDGRALRVAEGTTVAAALALGGDGCSRTSVSDQRRAPLCGMGICQECRVSIDGYRRLACQTLCQDGMRVETRP
- a CDS encoding ABC transporter substrate-binding protein, which gives rise to MKNPVFAAALSVVLSSSFVATAQADKLDDIISSGKLRCAVTLDFPPMGSRDASNKPVGFDVDYCNDLAKVLGVSAEVVETPFADRIPALMSDRVDVITASTSDTLERAKTIGMSIPYFAFQMVVLTREDTGITKYEDLKGKNVGNTSSTYEAIALEKDQKSWGSGSFRAYQSQNDTILAVAQGHIDATVVTNTVAAATLKSGKYKGLKVVGNAPYVIDYVSLGAARNEYGLINYLNLFVNQQVRTGRYKELFTKWVGTEIPPTELTIPHVYY
- a CDS encoding AraC family transcriptional regulator; the protein is MYAPPYSFKPCDLPTLLSSLHAIAPLLDTLADVVFFIKDAEARYAFANQTLARRCGFKHTGQLLGLTADRVFPERFGASYTEQDRRVLGSGRELADQLELHLYYGNQPIWCLTHKVPLRDPQGQIVGLAGISRDLQLPQSNHPSFQKVAAVDAHIREHFAQPISLAELTRIAGLSVAQLERQCKRIFQLTPRQMIHKARLEEASQLLVQADLPITEIALRCGYTDHSAFSRQFRALTGLSPSHYRETHRQR
- the lhpI gene encoding cis-3-hydroxy-L-proline dehydratase translates to MSSTPTVLTGRSLVEGSAQGPLLFADVGLSFWGGVDPFSGEVIDRHHPLSGEHLAGRVLALPSGRGSCTGSSVMMEAISNGHAPAALVLAEADEILTLGVLVARVIFERSLPVLCIGTQAFAALRDRAFARVEGTHLSLFDDCPEDRWQALQAPLSNDRTQVEIELTEHDRALLAGHYGKAAQVAMRIVLQMAELQGAKALLDVTQAHIDGCIYTGPASLRFAEQLVQWGAQVRVPTTLNSISVDQRRWRELGVDAALGEPASALGTAYMAMGAQLSYTCAPYLLDSAPKAGEQIVWAESNAVVYANSVLGARTQKYPDYLDICIALTGRAPLTGCHLTERRKAQLQIEVPAVEPLDDAFYPLLGYHIGLLCGSRIPLIHGLERNQPSLDDLKAFGAAFATTSAAPLFHIAGVTPEALDPTQVADASLPVKHINLSDLLESWHALNCARTPSVDVVSLGNPHFSLGEFAHLARLCEGRHKHPAVVVAITCGRAVLEQARAAGHLEAIEGFGATLITDTCWCMVGEPVIPPNARTLMTNSGKYAHYAPGLVGRSVHFASLAECVDSACTARTSGRLPAWLQQEEAAHV
- a CDS encoding NAD(P)/FAD-dependent oxidoreductase; the protein is MIETTDLLIIGAGPAGIAAALAAAPSGARISLIDDNPLAGGQIWRDGPQAKLPPLARQLRQRLHACANVRYYPATRVIAQSAPKQLLLEDPQRGWQIRYDKLLLCTGARELLLPFPGWTLPGVTGAGGLQALIKGGLPMSGERLVIAGSGPLLLASAATARQAGAQILRVAEQASRAAVAGFAAQLPRWPHKWLQAFGLFDRHYRTDTHVLAALGSDRLEGVRLRQRGKIVELACDRLACGFGLIPNTQLGQALGCALEGQAIAVDDWQASSLADHYAAGECTGFGSSELALVEGAIAGHAAVGEQDAARALWPRRARWQGFADTLNKAFVLDPRLKSLAEPETLVCRCEDVTYAALLGHRDWREAKLASRCGMGACQGRVCGGATSHLFGWQPAAARPPFSPARIDTLLCLDDTPQA